The genomic window TGTCGCCTGTTAGTGCGCCTACTTTTCCGTTAAAAACAACATAATCGGCTGTTTCATTTACTGCTTTTTGCATGTCAAAAGGTTGTAAACCACGTTCACCGTTGGCACCTTTGGTGTAAAAATCACCTTGCATAATGTAATATTCTTTATCTACGGGAGGTAAACCACCTTCTGGCTCTACTAGAATTAAACCATACATACCATTCGCAATATGCATTCCAACAGGAGCAGTAGCACAGTGGTAAACATATAAGCCAGGGTTTAACGTTTTAAAACTGAATGTTTTTTCGTGTCCAGGAGCAACAAAAGAAGATTCTGCTCCTCCACCAGGTCCCGTTACTGCATGCATATCTATATTGTGGGGTAGTTTGTTGTCTGGGTGGTTTTGTAAGTGAAATTCCACTTCATCACCAACTCTAGTTCTTATAAAACTACCAGGGACAGTTCCTCCAAATGTCCAGTACATGTATTTTACACCATCTGTCATTTCTCCTTCTTTTTCAAGAATCTCCATTTTTACGATAAGTTTTTTTGCTTTACGTCGCCCGATAGGAGTTGGTACATTTGGTGGAGATGTTAATTCTGCCATCATTTCTCTGCTTACAGGAATGTCTGCAGTGCTTTGGTATTCCTTTTCTTTAGAATCAAAGCAAGATGTTAATAATAAGGTGCTTAAAAATGTTAAGCTGCATAATAAGTGTGATTGTCTCATTAGTTTGTAGTGATTTTAATTAGTTTTCATTAATTAAGACAATTTTATCCTAATTAAGATTTCAAAAATAATGCTAACCGTAATTATAAAATATGACAAAAATCAGTTTTATAATTAAACGACTGTTTTCTAGTGTTATGTGTGCTGTATTTAGAAGTAAAACCGAACAAAGGGCGCCCAGGCTTGGGAATATATGCTTTTGTCCGTATCATATAACACATCATAGCGAATACCAAAAGTAACATTGCCATTACGATAACCCGCACCAAAATATAAAGCAGGAATCCAGTAGTTGTCGTTCGGTAGATTTAAGTTTCCGTTATATCGGCGATTTACGTTGAGTTCTTCAAATTCGGCTGATATTTGAATTTCGTTTATTGGATTATAGTAACCAATTAAACTTCCTCCTAAAATAGTTGATTTATAAATATTTTTCTGACTGTTGTATGTACCATTAATCCCTAAGCCTAATGAAAATGATTTGTTAAATTCATAAACTGCATTTGGAGCTAAAGTGCCACTAAAGAATTCGTCACCAAAATTTAAACCAATACCACCACCATATCTTACATGTTCCCAGAAATCACTTTTAAAATTTTGAGAATAGGATTGGTTAATCATAGAAATAAAAAAGATTAAAAAAACAGTAAGTGCTTTGTTTATTGGGAAAAAAAGTTTCATAAGAATAAGAAATGATTAGTAATTTAACAGTAATGACGGGTATATTCGTGAAATGTACATTATTTGCATAAATATAGTTAAAGAAACCTCTAATTTTACTAAAAGTTGTATTTTTGAGGAATATTTTGACTAACCTACAAAGGGATTAAGAATAGCAATGGATAAATTTTCATTTTTAAATACAGCACACACAGCATATTTTGCTGACTTATACGATCAATATTTACAAAACCCAGATTCGGTGGAGCCGAGTTGGAGAGCCTTTTTTCAAGGCTATGATTTCGGTAGTGAAAACTATGGATTAGAAGGTGATAGTGTAGAAAATATTTCTGCAGAAGTGCCAGAACAGTTACAAAAAGAATTTCAAATTGTAAGGCTTATTGATGGCTACAGAATGCGAGGACACTTGTTTACCAAAACAAATCCGGTACGTGATCGTCGTACATATTCACCAACATTAGAAATCTCTAATTTCGGACTTAGCGCAAACGATTTAGATACCGTTTTTACTGCAGGAGAAATTTTGGGTATTGGTACAAAAACGCTTCGCGAAATTATTGTACACCTCGATAAAATATATTGTCATTCTATTGGTGTCGAATATATGTATTTGCGTAACCCAGAAGTTATTGCTTGGTGGCAAGAACAACTTAATGCAAATGATAATCAGCCAAATTTTTCTGCTGATACTAAAAAATATATTCTTTCAAAATTAAATCATGCGGTTACTTTCGAAAACTTTTTGCAAACTAAATATGTTGGGCAAAAACGTTTTTCTTTAGAAGGAGGAGAGTCTTTAATTCCTGCCTTGAGTAATGTGCTTTTTTATGCTGTTAAAAAATACGGCGTTAAAGAATGTGTATTAGGTATGGCACACCGTGGTCGTTTAAATACACTTATCAATATTTTTAGAAAACCTTTGCATGAACTTTTTAGCGAGTTTGATGGTAAAGATTTTGAAGATATGGATATTGATGGTGATGTTAAATATCACTTGGGTTTAACGCTTGATAAAACTTATCAAAACGGTAAAACCCTTAAGATGAACTTGGTTCCGAATCCATCGCATTTAGAAACTGTTGCACCTGTAGCCGAAGGGATTACACGAGCAAAAATTGATGCGGATTATGATGGTGACGATTCTAAAATATTACCTATAATAGTACATGGGGATGCTGCAATCGCAGGTCAAGGTATAGTTTATGAGGTTGCACAAATGAGCCAGTTAGCTGGATATAAAACAGGCGGAACTGTACATATTGTTGTAAATAACCAAATAGGATTTACAACCAATTATTTAGATGCACGATCTAGTACGTATTGTACAGATGTGGCTAAAGTGACATTGTCACCGGTGTTACACGTAAATGCAGATGATGCAGAGGCTGTAGTTCATGCCGTTGAAATGGCATTGGAATACAGAATGCGATACAAAAAAGATGTATACATCGATTTATTAGGTTATAGAAAATATGGGCATAATGAAGGTGATGAGCCACGATTTACGCAGCCAAAATTATATAAAGAAATAGCGAAGCATTCTAATCCATTTAAAATTTATGCTGATAAATTAATAGCTGAAAAAACTGTTGATCAAGCATATGTTGATGATATTATTTCGGAATTTAAAGAGACTTTAGAAGGTGAGTATTCTAAGGCTAAAAAAGCCAAGTCGTCTATAGTTCGTGAGTTTATGCAAGAACGTTGGACAGATTTTGAGCGTCAAGGCTTAGAGTCTATGATGCAAACAGAAGATACATCTTATCCAAAAAATAAATTAGAAAGTATTTCTAAAGTAGTTTCTACAGTTCCAGCAGGTGTTAAGTTTTTACGCAAAGCAGAAAAAATTCTTAAAGGTCGAGAAAAAATGGTTTTTGAAACCGATACACTCGATTGGGGAATGGGAGAAACGCTAGCATACGGAAGTTTGCTTGAAGAAGGTTTTAATGTGCGTATCTCTGGGCAAGACGTTGAGCGTGGAACATTTAGCCACCGTCATGCTATTTTACGTGACGAAATTTCAGAAGAACGTATTAATTTATTAAATATCAATCCAGAGAGTAAAGGTAAAATGGATATTTATAATTCCTTTTTATCAGAATATGGTGTACTTGGTTTCGATTATGGTTATGCCATGGCAAACCCAAATACATTAACCATTTGGGAAGCGCAATTTGGAGATTTTAGTAATGGAGCTCAAATTATATTCGATCAATATTTATCGGCAGCTGAAGATAAATGGAAATCTCAAAATGGAATTGTAGTTTTATTACCTCATGGATATGAGGGGCAAGGTTCCGAGCATTCATCAGCAAGAATAGAACGTTACCTACAATTATGTGGTGAAGATAATATGACGGTTGCCGATTGTACAACACCAGGGAACATGTTCCACTTGTTACGTCGCCAAATGAAACGTAATTATAGAAAACCCTTAATTGTTTTCACTCCAAAAAGTTTATTACGTCATCCAAAAGCAGTTTCTAGTATAAAAGATTTAGCATCAGGAGAATTTCAAGAAGTTATCGACGATACTATTAACCCAACAAATGTTAAGAAATTAGTATTCTGTACAGGTAAATTTTATTACGATTTATTAGCTGAAAGAGAAGAACTAGGAAGAGAGGATGTTGCATTAGTGCGAATAGAACAGTTATTCCCGCTTCATTTAGAAAAAATACAAAGTGTTATTGATAAATATCCAAATGTTGAAAGTTACACTTGGGCGCAAGAAGAACCTAAAAACATGGGGGCTTGGATGCACATGGCACAACGTATGGATTTAGTGAAGTTAGAAGTAGCAGCACGTCCTTACAATTCTGTACCAGCACCAGGATCTAATACTAGAGATAAACGCAGACAACGTCGTGTAATCGATGAGGTTTTTGCAAATTAAATAAAAAGAATAAAATTCATATACAATTAAAATTATAAAGAATGATTTTAGAAATGAAAGTGCCTTCACCAGGCGAATCTATCACAGAAGTAGAAATAGCGACTTGGTTAGTTGAAGATGGCGATTACGTTGAAAAAGACCAAGCTATTGCCGAAGTTGATAGTGATAAAGCAACCTTAGAATTACCAGCAGAAGCAAGTGGTATTATTACGCTTAAAGCGGAAGAAGGTGATGCTGTTGAAGTTGGAGCTGTAGTTTGTTTAATTGATACAAGTGCAGAAAAACCAGCAGGTGGAGAAGCGCCAAAAGCAGAAGTTAAAGTGGAAGCACCAAAAGCAGAAGCGCCAAAAGTAGCTGAAGCAAAAACGTATGCTACAGGTTCTGCAAGTCCTGCCGCTAAAAAAGTTTTAGCTGAAAAAGGAATTGCTGCCTCATCTATTTCAGGTACGGGTAAAGCAGGCCGAATTACTAAAGACGATGCCGTAAAAGCAGTACCTTCTATGGGAACTCCAACTGGTGGTAGCCGTGGTACTTCCAGAAGTAAAATGTCTATGTTACGTAGAAAAGTAGCCGAACGTTTAGTTGAGGTGAAAAATACAACAGCGATGTTAACCACATTTAATGAGGTTGATATGTCGCCTATTTTTGCGTTACGTTCAGAATATAAAGAGACCTTTAAAACTAAACATGGTGTTGGTTTAGGGTTTATGAGTTTCTTTACTTTAGCAGTTGTTAGAGCGCTAGAAATGTATCCATCAGTGAATTCAATGATGGATGGTAAAGAAATGTTATCATACGATTTTTGTGATATTAGTATTGCTGTATCGGGTCCAAAAGGATTAATGGTACCAGTAATTCGTAATGCTGAAAACTTATCTTTTAGAGGTGTAGAGTCGGAAGTAAAACGTTTGGCACTTCGCGCAAGAGATGGTCAAATTACTGTTGATGAAATGACGGGTGGAACATTCACTATAACAAACGGAGGTGTTTTTGGTAGTATGTTATCTACGCCAATTATTAATCCACCACAAAGTGGGATTTTAGGAATGCACAACATTGTAGAGCGTCCGGTTGCTATTGATGGTCAGGTTGTAATTCGTCCAATAATGTATGTAGCATTATCTTATGATCATAGAATTATTGATGGTAAAGAAAGTGTAGGGTTCTTAGTTGCTGTAAAAGAGGCTTTAGAAAACCCGATAGAATTATTAATGAATAACGATGTTAGAAAAGCTTTAGAACTTTAAGTAATATTTAATATAGTAGTAAAAAAAGGGTGTTTCATAATTTATGAAACACCCTTTTTTTTGGTTTAGACGTATAATGAGAGAGCCTAAAACATTATATATAAGTTAAAGGATATCATTACGATAACTAAAATAAAAACAACAATTAATACAAATTTATTCAAAGGATTCCTCTTCTCTTCCATGATTTGTTCTTTTAGCATTTGTTTAAATTTTTAGTAGTTTAACTTATGTGGCTTTGCTAAATAATAGCATTGTAAAGGTATGTTGCTTGTAGTTTTAAAAAAATAAGTTTATGTACGTATTTTTATAATCGAGCTGTTTTTTTAGTTATGAAACAGAATCATTCGTATCTAAATTATTATTATCTAGAGCCAAATATATTTTGATATGGTAGAGTAAAAATTATTTCGCTTTATAAAAATTTGTGATTTACATGTTTTATAAGTGAATAGTGTAATTTTAAAATGTAAAAGACTCTAAATCATTACAATTTAGAGTCTTTTTTAATTCTCCCTAAGAACTAATTAATAGCACTGTAAAGATATAGTTTATTCCCGTAAGAAAAAATACGCACTTCTACTTATATTTATAAAAATGCTTTATTTACGGTAGCCCAGATGGCTAGAGAAGTTGGTTTTTTATCTAAATTTAATTTAGAAACTATGTTACTACGGTGTTTATCTACAGTTCTAACGGAAATAGATAATTCTTTGGCAATGGTATGGCTAGTTTTACTTTCTGAAATAAGACGCACTATTTTGAATTCAGATTTTGTTAATAGCTCTAAGTTTTTCGGTTTTGTATTGTTATTATGATCTAGATACGATGCAATCTCTTCGCTAAAATAAGGTTTTCCCTCTAACACATGTTCAATACAATTTTCTATTTCTTCAACAGCAAATTCCTTTAAAATGTACCCGTAAACCCCAGCTTCAATGGCTTGGTCGTAAACTTCTTCTTCTTTATCAAAAGTAATAAGTATTATTTTTGT from Algibacter sp. L1A34 includes these protein-coding regions:
- a CDS encoding response regulator, with amino-acid sequence MNTTIVIADDHPLMLRGLTDFLTSKGFNIIGSAEDGNAAYNLIVKLEPEIAILDIRMPHKTGLEIAETCKKHRLPTKIILITFDKEEEVYDQAIEAGVYGYILKEFAVEEIENCIEHVLEGKPYFSEEIASYLDHNNNTKPKNLELLTKSEFKIVRLISESKTSHTIAKELSISVRTVDKHRSNIVSKLNLDKKPTSLAIWATVNKAFL
- a CDS encoding alpha-ketoglutarate decarboxylase; translation: MKLFFPINKALTVFLIFFISMINQSYSQNFKSDFWEHVRYGGGIGLNFGDEFFSGTLAPNAVYEFNKSFSLGLGINGTYNSQKNIYKSTILGGSLIGYYNPINEIQISAEFEELNVNRRYNGNLNLPNDNYWIPALYFGAGYRNGNVTFGIRYDVLYDTDKSIYSQAWAPFVRFYF
- a CDS encoding 2-oxoglutarate dehydrogenase E1 component, with product MDKFSFLNTAHTAYFADLYDQYLQNPDSVEPSWRAFFQGYDFGSENYGLEGDSVENISAEVPEQLQKEFQIVRLIDGYRMRGHLFTKTNPVRDRRTYSPTLEISNFGLSANDLDTVFTAGEILGIGTKTLREIIVHLDKIYCHSIGVEYMYLRNPEVIAWWQEQLNANDNQPNFSADTKKYILSKLNHAVTFENFLQTKYVGQKRFSLEGGESLIPALSNVLFYAVKKYGVKECVLGMAHRGRLNTLINIFRKPLHELFSEFDGKDFEDMDIDGDVKYHLGLTLDKTYQNGKTLKMNLVPNPSHLETVAPVAEGITRAKIDADYDGDDSKILPIIVHGDAAIAGQGIVYEVAQMSQLAGYKTGGTVHIVVNNQIGFTTNYLDARSSTYCTDVAKVTLSPVLHVNADDAEAVVHAVEMALEYRMRYKKDVYIDLLGYRKYGHNEGDEPRFTQPKLYKEIAKHSNPFKIYADKLIAEKTVDQAYVDDIISEFKETLEGEYSKAKKAKSSIVREFMQERWTDFERQGLESMMQTEDTSYPKNKLESISKVVSTVPAGVKFLRKAEKILKGREKMVFETDTLDWGMGETLAYGSLLEEGFNVRISGQDVERGTFSHRHAILRDEISEERINLLNINPESKGKMDIYNSFLSEYGVLGFDYGYAMANPNTLTIWEAQFGDFSNGAQIIFDQYLSAAEDKWKSQNGIVVLLPHGYEGQGSEHSSARIERYLQLCGEDNMTVADCTTPGNMFHLLRRQMKRNYRKPLIVFTPKSLLRHPKAVSSIKDLASGEFQEVIDDTINPTNVKKLVFCTGKFYYDLLAEREELGREDVALVRIEQLFPLHLEKIQSVIDKYPNVESYTWAQEEPKNMGAWMHMAQRMDLVKLEVAARPYNSVPAPGSNTRDKRRQRRVIDEVFAN
- the odhB gene encoding 2-oxoglutarate dehydrogenase complex dihydrolipoyllysine-residue succinyltransferase, producing the protein MILEMKVPSPGESITEVEIATWLVEDGDYVEKDQAIAEVDSDKATLELPAEASGIITLKAEEGDAVEVGAVVCLIDTSAEKPAGGEAPKAEVKVEAPKAEAPKVAEAKTYATGSASPAAKKVLAEKGIAASSISGTGKAGRITKDDAVKAVPSMGTPTGGSRGTSRSKMSMLRRKVAERLVEVKNTTAMLTTFNEVDMSPIFALRSEYKETFKTKHGVGLGFMSFFTLAVVRALEMYPSVNSMMDGKEMLSYDFCDISIAVSGPKGLMVPVIRNAENLSFRGVESEVKRLALRARDGQITVDEMTGGTFTITNGGVFGSMLSTPIINPPQSGILGMHNIVERPVAIDGQVVIRPIMYVALSYDHRIIDGKESVGFLVAVKEALENPIELLMNNDVRKALEL